The Afipia massiliensis genome has a segment encoding these proteins:
- a CDS encoding spermidine synthase, translating to MIPWTLLDTAQIPGGGELRLMRRGTEFSIKLGQNELMNSRLSGSEQALATLACRRIQTRERPRMLIGGLGMGFTLRAALAVLGPKAEIVVAELVPSVVAWARGEMAEMFGESLTDPRVTIREEDVSQIIRSARAAYDTILLDVDNGPEGLTRESNDALYDLKGLTAARVALRPGGVLAVWSSGPDPRFTQRLRKAGFDVNEVPVRANGPRGGARHVIWTAVRPD from the coding sequence TTGATCCCCTGGACCCTGCTGGATACCGCGCAAATTCCCGGCGGCGGCGAACTTCGCCTGATGCGCCGCGGAACTGAATTCTCCATCAAGCTCGGCCAGAACGAACTGATGAACAGCCGCCTCAGCGGTTCGGAGCAGGCGCTGGCCACGCTCGCGTGCAGACGCATCCAGACACGCGAACGGCCACGCATGCTGATCGGTGGCCTCGGCATGGGATTTACGCTGCGTGCGGCGCTCGCTGTGCTCGGCCCCAAAGCCGAGATCGTTGTCGCCGAACTGGTGCCGTCCGTCGTGGCGTGGGCGCGCGGCGAGATGGCGGAGATGTTCGGCGAAAGTCTGACGGATCCGCGCGTCACGATCCGCGAAGAGGATGTCAGCCAGATCATCCGGTCTGCACGTGCGGCTTACGACACCATCCTGCTCGACGTCGATAACGGCCCCGAGGGCCTGACTCGCGAGTCCAACGATGCGCTGTATGATCTGAAAGGGCTGACTGCGGCGCGTGTGGCGCTGCGACCCGGCGGCGTTCTGGCCGTGTGGTCGTCAGGACCAGATCCGCGTTTCACCCAGCGGCTCCGCAAGGCCGGCTTCGATGTGAATGAAGTCCCGGTTCGAGCCAACGGACCACGTGGCGGCGCGCGCCACGTGATCTGGACTGCGGTTCGGCCCGATTAG
- a CDS encoding alcohol dehydrogenase: MAQMRRQSLVKFDAPLCETIVESPKPQGREVLVRIERCGLCHSDLHIQDGYADLGGGKKLDTTRGMVLPFTLGHEIAGVVDEVGPDVDKALIGAKRAVFPWIGCGQCRDCQNGDENLCAKQRFLGVSIDGGFATHVLVPDAKYLLEYDPLPVNVAATLMCSGVTAYGALKRLVDRPRQRNILLIGLGGVGMMGLSFAGAMFKQPISVADLSPAARETALKNGASVAYDPSEADIVKRILKETDGGFDEVVDFAGNEKSMAFAMAVLARGGKIVVSGLMGGNFSVPMVQWIYKRMTIEGFMVGTLAEGHELMALARAGKLKPTPMQEEPMADAQKWIDQLRAGKVVGRIMLKN; the protein is encoded by the coding sequence ATGGCTCAGATGCGCCGCCAGTCCCTCGTGAAGTTCGATGCTCCGCTCTGCGAAACCATCGTGGAGAGCCCGAAGCCTCAAGGCCGGGAAGTTCTGGTGCGCATCGAGCGCTGCGGCCTGTGCCATTCGGACCTGCACATCCAGGACGGCTATGCGGATCTGGGCGGCGGCAAGAAACTCGACACCACGCGCGGCATGGTTCTCCCGTTCACGCTCGGGCATGAAATCGCCGGCGTTGTCGATGAAGTCGGTCCCGACGTGGACAAGGCGCTGATCGGCGCGAAGCGCGCCGTTTTCCCGTGGATCGGCTGCGGCCAGTGCCGCGACTGCCAGAACGGCGACGAGAACCTGTGCGCCAAGCAGCGCTTCCTCGGCGTCTCGATCGACGGCGGCTTTGCCACCCACGTTCTGGTGCCGGATGCGAAATATCTGCTCGAGTACGATCCGCTGCCGGTCAACGTCGCGGCGACCCTGATGTGCTCGGGCGTCACGGCCTATGGCGCGCTCAAGCGCCTTGTCGATCGTCCGCGCCAGCGCAACATCCTGCTAATCGGTCTCGGCGGCGTCGGCATGATGGGTCTTTCGTTTGCCGGTGCGATGTTCAAGCAGCCAATCTCGGTGGCCGACCTTAGCCCCGCTGCACGCGAGACCGCGCTCAAGAACGGCGCATCGGTGGCCTACGATCCGTCCGAAGCCGACATCGTCAAGCGCATCCTGAAGGAAACCGATGGTGGCTTCGACGAAGTGGTCGATTTCGCGGGCAACGAGAAGTCCATGGCATTCGCGATGGCGGTGCTAGCGCGCGGCGGCAAGATCGTCGTGTCGGGCCTGATGGGCGGCAACTTCAGCGTGCCGATGGTGCAATGGATCTACAAGCGCATGACCATCGAAGGTTTCATGGTCGGCACGCTCGCGGAAGGTCATGAGTTGATGGCGCTGGCCCGCGCTGGCAAACTCAAGCCGACCCCAATGCAGGAAGAGCCGATGGCCGATGCACAGAAGTGGATCGACCAGTTGCGTGCCGGCAAGGTCGTCGGCCGCATCATGCTGAAAAACTGA
- the rsmA gene encoding 16S rRNA (adenine(1518)-N(6)/adenine(1519)-N(6))-dimethyltransferase RsmA, translating into MTAIDDLPPLSDVIRRFELSARKSLGQNFLLDLNLTSRIARAAAPLEDATIVEIGPGPGGLTRALLAQGVKRVIAVERDERAIPALEEIAQRYPGRLTIVNADAMTFDPRPHLNGERAKIVANLPYNIATVLLIDWLCAEPWPPWYDMMVLMFQREVAERIVARENDDAYGRLGVLANWRAETKILFDIAPGAFVPPPKVTSSVVRLIPRAAPEPCDRRALERVAAAAFGQRRKMLRQSLKSLGVDPAALAAAAGVEPTRRAETIPVSGFVAMARELTDITAAKSKTP; encoded by the coding sequence ATGACCGCCATCGACGACCTGCCGCCGCTCAGCGACGTGATCCGCCGCTTTGAACTCTCCGCGCGCAAATCGCTTGGCCAGAATTTCCTGCTCGATCTCAACCTGACATCACGCATCGCGCGTGCAGCTGCACCGCTGGAAGACGCCACCATTGTCGAAATCGGCCCCGGCCCCGGAGGACTGACCCGCGCGTTGCTGGCACAGGGCGTCAAGCGCGTGATCGCTGTGGAACGCGACGAGCGCGCGATCCCGGCCCTTGAAGAAATCGCGCAGCGCTACCCCGGCCGCCTCACCATCGTGAACGCCGATGCGATGACATTCGATCCGCGACCGCACCTCAACGGGGAGCGCGCCAAGATCGTCGCCAACCTACCCTACAATATCGCGACCGTGCTTCTGATCGACTGGCTGTGCGCCGAGCCGTGGCCGCCGTGGTACGACATGATGGTGCTGATGTTTCAGCGCGAAGTCGCCGAGCGCATCGTCGCCCGCGAGAATGACGATGCCTATGGCCGGCTCGGCGTGCTGGCGAACTGGCGCGCCGAAACCAAGATCCTGTTCGACATCGCACCCGGCGCCTTCGTGCCGCCGCCCAAGGTCACGTCGTCCGTGGTGCGGCTGATCCCGCGCGCCGCGCCCGAGCCCTGCGACCGGCGTGCGCTGGAGCGGGTCGCCGCGGCGGCATTCGGCCAGCGCAGAAAGATGCTGCGGCAGAGCCTCAAATCGCTCGGCGTCGATCCGGCCGCCCTTGCCGCCGCGGCAGGCGTCGAACCGACCCGCCGGGCCGAGACTATTCCGGTGTCCGGCTTTGTTGCCATGGCGCGGGAATTGACCGATATAACAGCCGCAAAATCAAAGACACCGTAA
- the pdxA gene encoding 4-hydroxythreonine-4-phosphate dehydrogenase PdxA: protein MSKALALTLGEPAGIGPDIAIAAWLNRRELDLPAFYLIGDSAFITERARVLGATIALADASAEDAAELFADALPIVKTGIAATAKPGNPDDSSAPAAIASIRHAVADVISGRASAVVTNPIAKSVLYRAGFSHPGHTEFLAQLSAAVNGTVPHPVMMLWSPELAVVPVTIHLPLRDAIAQLTSDLIARTGRIVAADLKARLGIARPRLAISGLNPHAGEDGTLGTEDQSIIAPAVAILQQDGIDVRGPLPADTMFHEAARKTYDCAICMYHDQALIPIKTIAFDDGVNVTLGLPFIRTSPDHGTAFDIAGTGRANPSSLIAALRLAAQMAAASNT, encoded by the coding sequence ATGAGCAAAGCGCTGGCGCTGACGCTCGGCGAGCCCGCAGGCATTGGCCCTGACATCGCGATCGCGGCATGGCTGAACCGCCGCGAACTCGACCTTCCCGCATTCTACCTGATTGGCGACAGCGCGTTCATCACGGAGCGCGCCCGCGTGCTGGGCGCAACTATCGCACTCGCCGATGCGAGCGCCGAGGATGCCGCGGAACTCTTCGCCGACGCGCTTCCGATCGTCAAAACAGGAATCGCGGCCACAGCGAAACCCGGCAATCCCGACGACAGCAGCGCACCGGCGGCCATCGCATCGATCCGCCACGCCGTCGCGGATGTGATTTCCGGACGCGCCAGCGCGGTGGTCACCAATCCGATCGCCAAGAGCGTGCTCTATCGCGCGGGCTTTTCCCATCCGGGCCATACCGAATTTCTCGCGCAGCTTTCCGCAGCCGTGAACGGCACGGTGCCGCATCCGGTGATGATGCTGTGGTCGCCTGAGCTTGCCGTCGTTCCGGTGACGATCCATCTGCCGCTGCGCGACGCCATCGCGCAGCTCACCAGCGATCTGATTGCCCGGACCGGACGCATCGTCGCGGCGGACCTGAAAGCGCGGCTTGGCATTGCCCGCCCGCGCCTTGCGATATCCGGGCTCAACCCGCATGCCGGCGAGGACGGCACCCTCGGCACCGAGGATCAATCGATCATCGCACCGGCCGTTGCCATACTCCAGCAGGACGGCATCGACGTGCGCGGCCCGCTTCCCGCCGACACGATGTTTCACGAAGCCGCGCGAAAAACCTACGATTGCGCGATCTGCATGTACCACGATCAGGCATTGATCCCGATCAAGACCATCGCATTCGACGATGGCGTCAACGTTACGCTGGGCTTGCCGTTCATCCGCACCTCGCCGGATCACGGCACCGCATTTGATATCGCAGGCACCGGCCGCGCCAATCCATCCAGCCTGATCGCGGCGCTTCGCCTTGCCGCACAAATGGCGGCGGCATCAAACACATGA
- a CDS encoding peptidylprolyl isomerase, with translation MIATFLFRYARTAALAAALLAVSGFGSTVMAQSVAAMVNGEAITNFDIEQRIKLTKLTTQKAISRQEALEELIDDKLKVKEAKRYGLDMSSSDVDGAYGNMASRMRMNPEQLSKTLEGHGIRPETLKNRIKADMTWGNLVRGRFQSNLLVPEKDLAGIEPSDTKEGESFEYLVRPIVLIVPRGSPSSAIEARRKEAELLRSRIQSCDEAQSLFRSMRDAAIRDQLTKTSADLPPALRELLDKTPVGKLTPPEVTKQGVEMVALCSRKPTKADTPAKRAAREKIYNQKYEAKSKSYLQEVRKGAMIEIRK, from the coding sequence GCGGCCGCCCTGCTCGCCGTGTCGGGTTTCGGCTCGACTGTCATGGCGCAATCCGTAGCGGCCATGGTGAATGGCGAGGCCATTACCAATTTCGACATCGAGCAGCGCATCAAGCTGACCAAGCTTACGACGCAGAAGGCGATCTCGCGGCAGGAAGCGCTCGAAGAACTGATCGACGACAAGCTCAAGGTCAAGGAAGCCAAGCGATACGGCCTCGATATGTCATCGTCTGACGTCGACGGTGCGTACGGCAACATGGCGTCGCGCATGCGCATGAATCCCGAGCAGTTGTCGAAAACGCTGGAGGGCCACGGCATCCGTCCCGAGACGCTCAAAAACCGCATCAAGGCCGACATGACATGGGGCAACCTGGTACGCGGGCGGTTCCAGTCGAACCTGCTGGTGCCGGAGAAGGACCTCGCCGGAATCGAACCGTCCGACACCAAGGAAGGCGAAAGCTTCGAGTATCTCGTTCGTCCGATCGTTCTGATCGTGCCGCGCGGCTCGCCGTCGAGCGCCATCGAAGCACGCCGCAAGGAAGCGGAATTGCTTCGCAGCCGGATTCAGAGTTGCGATGAAGCGCAGTCGCTGTTCCGTTCGATGCGCGATGCCGCGATCCGCGATCAACTGACCAAGACCTCGGCGGATCTGCCGCCGGCCTTGCGTGAACTGCTCGACAAAACACCTGTCGGCAAACTGACGCCGCCGGAAGTCACCAAGCAAGGCGTCGAAATGGTGGCGCTGTGCAGCCGCAAGCCGACCAAGGCGGACACACCGGCCAAGCGCGCGGCGCGCGAGAAAATTTATAACCAGAAGTACGAAGCCAAATCCAAGTCGTATCTTCAGGAAGTCCGCAAGGGCGCGATGATCGAGATACGAAAATAA